CTCCATCGCGGCGGGTTGCGTGGATGGTAGCGCGCATTGCTTCACGCGCCGCCGCTGCTCGTCATTCCGGGTTCTGTTCGCGGTGAACGCGGGCAGCCCCGGAATGACCATGTCCCCAGCATCCGGTTCGCTGCGTCGCGCGAATGTGCAAAAGGATCAGTCGAAGCCGGATCCGGTGTGCGCCGGCACGCGGCTCAATCCTGATACGAGCCGTAGCGGCGCAGCTTCTGGTAACGCTGCTCCAGCAATTCGTCGACGGGCAGCGCCTGCAATTCGTCGAGCTGGTTCAGCAGCACGGCCTTCAGTCGGATCGCCATCGAACGCGGATTGCGGTGTGCGCCGCCGGTGGGTTCGCGGATCACCTTGTCGATCAGGCCGAGTTCCTTGAGGCGCGGCGCTGTCAGGCCCAGCGCTTCCGCAGCGTCCTTGGCACGGCCGGCGTTCTTCCACAGGATCGACGCGCAGCCCTCGGGCGAGATCACCGAGTAGGTCGAATACTGCAGCATGTTCACGCGGTCGCCGACGCCGATCGCCAGCGCGCCGCCGGAACCGCCTTCGCCGATCACGGTGCAAACGATCGGCACCTTGAGTTCGGCCATCTCTTCGAGATTGCGCGCAATGGCTTCGCTCTGGCCGCGTTCCTCGGCGCCGACGCCGGGATACGCACCGGGCGTGTCGATGAAGGTGAGGATCGGCAGGCCGAAACGCTCGGCCATCTGCATCAGGCGCAGCGCCTTGCGATAGCCTTCCGGGCGCGGCATGCCGAAGTTGCGGCGCACCTTGGATTTGATGTCGCGGCCCTTCTGGTGGCCGATCACCATCACCGGCCGCCCGACGATGCGCGCCAGCCCGCCCACGATCGCCGCGTCGTCGGCGTACATGCGGTCGCCGGCGAGTTCGTGGAACTCGTCGCAGATCACCGCGACGTAATCGTTGGTGTACGGACGTCCCGGATGCCGCGACAGTTGCGTGATCTGCCAGGGCGTCAGGTCCTTGAAGATCTCGGCGGTCCGGACGCGCAGCTTCGCGCGCAGCTTGCCGACCTCGTCGTCGACATCGACCGCGTTGTCGTGGCCCGCGGAGGTCAACTCGCGCAGCTTGTCTTCCAGCTCGGCGATCGGCTGCTCGAAATCGAGAAAATTGGGGTTCATTCCCATTGCCTGAGGGGCAAAGCCGCAATTATAGCGGCGGCACGTTTCACTCCGGTTGGGCCGGCGCATTTCGAAAGTCGGGCCGTGCTTCACCTGGGAGCGAAGTGGTATTACTTCCCCCTTCGGAACGAAGCGGAATTGAGGGGATGGCCTTTGCTTCGCGTGATGCATCCCCCCGACGCTGCGCGTCGACCCCCTGCGTTCCGAAGGGGGTGAGAAGCGCGCGGCAGTCGTGGACGGCGCCCACTTACGGCGTCGAGGCAGGCCGCGACAGCGAAGGTTGCACCGACTTGACACCCGGCACTTCGGCGAGGCTGCGCAAAAGGTTGGTGCTGACCTTGACGCGCCAGTCGTCGCCGAGCCGGATGTCGGCGCTGCCGCTGGCGTTGCGATAGCCGGTGAGCAGCAGCGGCGTGCGACCGCCGCAATGACCGGCGAGCGCGCGCTTGAACGTGCCCACGAATCCGGGGCCGATGCCGTTGACGCCGACGCGCAGCACGCGCGCGCCGGCTTCGCAGGCTTCGTCCAGCGTCCACGCCCGGCGTGCGCGCAAGGCGAGTTCGCCCGAGAAATCGTCGATCGCGAGGCCGCCTTCGACGACCAGCAGCGCGTCGGGTTGCAGCAGCGCAGCGTATTGCTGCATGGCTTCGCGGAAGAAATTGACTTCGATCGCGCCGCTCCAGTCCTCGATGCGCACCGCGGCGCCGGTGTCGCCGCGCCGGCGCATCCTGGAAATCATGCCGACGACTGCCCACGGCGTTTCCGGCGCACGGCGCCAGCGGCTGTCGTCCTCATCGCCGCCAACGCGTGGCGCCGGCGGTTCGTAGCGATCGGCGATTTCGCCGATCGGACAACTCGCGAGTTGCGCCAGCACCTCGCGCCAGGGATCGGTCGGATGGCCGGAGAGATAGTGGCCGAGCGTGGCGCGTTCGCCGGCGAGCCTGCGTTCCAGCGTCCACGGCGGCTGCGGCGGCGTCGCGATGGCAACCGTCGCGACCGGCGCCAGCGCGGCGCCGAACATGTCGTTCTGGCCCGCTTCGCGATCGCGCAGGCTCTGCTCGGCGGCCTTCACCGCTTCCGGCAATTGCGCGGTCAGCGTGGCGCGGTTGGCGCCGAGCGAATCCATTGCGCCCGACTGGATCAATGCTTCGAACACGCGCTTGTTCAACTTGCCGGGATCCATGCGCGCGCAGAAATCCGCGAGGTCCCGGAACGGTCCGCCGGATGCGCGTGCCGCCACGATCGCTTCGCACACCGCACGGCCCACGCCCTTGATCGCGCCGAGTCCGTAACGGATCGAGTCGTGCGTCCGCGGTCCGTCGCCGGGAATCGCGACGAAGTGGTAGTCCGACGCGTTCACGTCGGGCGGCAACACGGAAAGCCCGATGCCGCGCGCGTCCTCGATGAACTGCACCAGCTTGTCGGTGGCGTCCATGTCCGACGACATCGTCGCGGCCATGAACTCGGCGGGGTAGTGCGTTTTCAGCCACGCCGTCTGATAGGCGACCAGCGAATACGCGGCGGCGTGCGACTTGTTGAAGCCGTAGCCCGCGAACTTCTCCATCTGGTCGAAGATCGCGTCGGCGGTCCGTTCCTCGACGCCGTTCTGCATCGCGCCGTCGCGGAAGATGCCGCGATGCTTGGCCATCTCGGCCGGCACCTTCTTGCCCATCGCGCGGCGCAGCAGGTCGGCGCCGCCCAGCGAATAGCCGCCGACGATCTGCGCCATCTGCATCACCTGCTCCTGGTACACCATGATGCCGAAGGTTTCGCTCAAGACCGGTTCGACGCGCGGGTCGGGGTAGGTCACCTTCTCGCGGCCGTGCTTGCGCGCGACGTAACTTGAGATCAGGTCCATCGGACCAGGACGGAACAGCGAGTTCAGCGCGATCAGGTCCTCGAAGCGATCGGGCTTGGCATCTTTCAGCAGCCGCTGCATGCCCGCGCTTTCGAACTGGAACACTGCGCCGGTGCGCGCTTCGCGGAACAGGCGGAAGACTTCGGGGTCGTCGAGTGGCAGCGCGGCAATGTCGAGCGGCGTCTCACCGGTTTGCGCACGCCGCGCGTTGATGGCCTTCACCGCCCAATCGATGATCGTGAGCGTGCGCAATCCGAGGAAGTCGAACTTCACCAGTCCGACTTCCTCGACGTCGTTCTTGTCGTACTGCGTGACGACGCCGGCGCCACCCGGTTCCGAATACAGCGGCGCGAAATCGGTCAGCGGCGTCGGCGCGATCACCACGCCGCCTGCGTGCTTGCCGGCGTTGCGCGTGAGTCCTTCCAATTTCAGCGCAAGGTCGATCAGCGTGCGCGCTTCTTCGTCCTGTGCGTATGCGTCGCAGAACTCGCGCACCACCCGATCGGGTTCCTTCTTCGACTTGTCGCTGAGGCCCAGTGCGTCGGACAACGTCAGGTCCAGCGGCATGCGCGGGATCAGCTTCGCGATCCTGTCGACTTGCCCGTACGGCATGCCCAGCACGCGGCCGCAGTCGCGCAGCACGGCTTTCGCCGCCATCGAACCGTAGGTGATGATCTGGCTGACCTGGTCGCGGCCGTACTTGTCGGCCACGTACGCGATCACCTCGTCGCGGCGTTCCATGCAGAAGTCGACGTCGAAGTCGGGCATGGACACGCGTTCGGGATTGAGGAAACGTTCGAACAGCAGGCCGAAGCGCAGCGGATCGAGATCGGTGATCTTGAGGCACCACGCGACCACCGAACCCGCGCCCGACCCGCGTCCGGGGCCCACCGGGATGTCGCGCGACTTGGCCCAGCGGATGAAGTCGGACACGATCAGGAAGTAGCCGGCGAAGCCCATCTTGCCGATCACGTCCAGTTCGAGTTCCAGGCGCGATTCGTAGTCATCGCGGGTATGGCCTTCGGCAACACCGCTTTCGGCGAGGCGTTGTTCCAGGCCCTCGCGCGACTGGTTGCCGATCCACGATTCCAATGTTTCGTCCTTCGGCACCGGAAACGCCGGCAGGTAATACGTGCCGAACGAAAGTTCGAGGTTGCAGCGCTTGGCCAGTTCGACCGTGTTGTCCAGCACTTCGGGCAGGTCGGCGAACAGTTCCGCCATCGCGTCGGCGGGTTTCAACCATTGCTCGGTCGAATACTCGTGCGGGCGGCGCGGATCGGAAAGCTGGTAACCCTGCTGAATGCACACGCGCGCCTCGTGAGCCTCGAAGTCGTCGGCATCGAGATAGCGCACGTCATTGGTGGCAAGCACCGGCAAGTCCAGATGCGATGCAAGCTGCAGCGCGTGCGCGTTGAACGCGTCCTCGCCTTCGCGCTGCGTGCGCGTGATTTCGACGTACAGGCCATTGTCGAAATGGCGGCGCAGGG
The genomic region above belongs to Rhodanobacteraceae bacterium and contains:
- a CDS encoding Acetyl-coenzyme A carboxyl transferase alpha chain; amino-acid sequence: MNPNFLDFEQPIAELEDKLRELTSAGHDNAVDVDDEVGKLRAKLRVRTAEIFKDLTPWQITQLSRHPGRPYTNDYVAVICDEFHELAGDRMYADDAAIVGGLARIVGRPVMVIGHQKGRDIKSKVRRNFGMPRPEGYRKALRLMQMAERFGLPILTFIDTPGAYPGVGAEERGQSEAIARNLEEMAELKVPIVCTVIGEGGSGGALAIGVGDRVNMLQYSTYSVISPEGCASILWKNAGRAKDAAEALGLTAPRLKELGLIDKVIREPTGGAHRNPRSMAIRLKAVLLNQLDELQALPVDELLEQRYQKLRRYGSYQD
- a CDS encoding DNA polymerase III alpha subunit, encoding MPIRYVHLRTHSEYSLRDSTIRIPEKPEYGDPAKAKQANLVSRAAELGLPALALTDDSNLFAQIKFYRACEKAGIKPIVGCDAWIANPDDPTRPDRLTLLCRDHAGYLNLARLISRGWLEGQHAGRAQLQADWLDGATGGLFAIAGRDSACGRLLVAQREHDARANLDSLRRHFDNGLYVEITRTQREGEDAFNAHALQLASHLDLPVLATNDVRYLDADDFEAHEARVCIQQGYQLSDPRRPHEYSTEQWLKPADAMAELFADLPEVLDNTVELAKRCNLELSFGTYYLPAFPVPKDETLESWIGNQSREGLEQRLAESGVAEGHTRDDYESRLELELDVIGKMGFAGYFLIVSDFIRWAKSRDIPVGPGRGSGAGSVVAWCLKITDLDPLRFGLLFERFLNPERVSMPDFDVDFCMERRDEVIAYVADKYGRDQVSQIITYGSMAAKAVLRDCGRVLGMPYGQVDRIAKLIPRMPLDLTLSDALGLSDKSKKEPDRVVREFCDAYAQDEEARTLIDLALKLEGLTRNAGKHAGGVVIAPTPLTDFAPLYSEPGGAGVVTQYDKNDVEEVGLVKFDFLGLRTLTIIDWAVKAINARRAQTGETPLDIAALPLDDPEVFRLFREARTGAVFQFESAGMQRLLKDAKPDRFEDLIALNSLFRPGPMDLISSYVARKHGREKVTYPDPRVEPVLSETFGIMVYQEQVMQMAQIVGGYSLGGADLLRRAMGKKVPAEMAKHRGIFRDGAMQNGVEERTADAIFDQMEKFAGYGFNKSHAAAYSLVAYQTAWLKTHYPAEFMAATMSSDMDATDKLVQFIEDARGIGLSVLPPDVNASDYHFVAIPGDGPRTHDSIRYGLGAIKGVGRAVCEAIVAARASGGPFRDLADFCARMDPGKLNKRVFEALIQSGAMDSLGANRATLTAQLPEAVKAAEQSLRDREAGQNDMFGAALAPVATVAIATPPQPPWTLERRLAGERATLGHYLSGHPTDPWREVLAQLASCPIGEIADRYEPPAPRVGGDEDDSRWRRAPETPWAVVGMISRMRRRGDTGAAVRIEDWSGAIEVNFFREAMQQYAALLQPDALLVVEGGLAIDDFSGELALRARRAWTLDEACEAGARVLRVGVNGIGPGFVGTFKRALAGHCGGRTPLLLTGYRNASGSADIRLGDDWRVKVSTNLLRSLAEVPGVKSVQPSLSRPASTP